A section of the Babylonia areolata isolate BAREFJ2019XMU chromosome 31, ASM4173473v1, whole genome shotgun sequence genome encodes:
- the LOC143275988 gene encoding DNA-directed RNA polymerase I subunit RPA12-like yields the protein MASKKIFLTDPEFCPDCGTILPVPGITALVVCPRCGFSVPKEAFYGLERKSVIAFNKPKDMTERHFDIEAPTGPKVDRKCKECGHEEMTYSTRQTRSADEGQTVFYCCVKCKAVETEYS from the exons ATGGCATCAAAGAAGATTTTTCTGACAGATCCCGAATTCTGTCCTGACTGTGGAACAATCTTGCCTGTGCCAGGAATTACGGCCCTCGTCGTGTGTCCGAGATGCGGATTCAGTGTTCCCAAGGAAG CATTCTATGGGTTGGAAAGGAAATCCGTCATTGCCTTCAACAAGCCAAAAGACATGACAGAACGACACTTTGATATAGAGGCCCCAACTGGTCCAAAG GTGGATCGCAAGTGCAAGGAGTGTGGCCACGAAGAGATGACGTACTCCACCAGACAGACACGCTCGGCTGACGAAGGACAGACTGTCTTCTACTGTTGTGTGAAGTGCAA GGCAGTGGAAACAGAATATTCATAA